A window of Companilactobacillus allii genomic DNA:
CCATCAAAGTTCTGGCACCATCATCATTGGACAAGTGACCCTTTTCACTCAGGATTCTTTGTTTCAAAGGCCATGGATACATCCCGTTACGTAACATTTCCACATCATGATTGCACTCCATCAAATATGCATCAGCATTTTCAATAGTCTTTTGCACCTTCTCAGATACATAACCAGTATCAGTCAAGATAACAAATGTCTTGCCATTATGATAGAACTTATAAAACTGTGGATCGGCCGCATCATGTGACACCGCAAAACTTTGAATATCCAAATCGTCTAAAGTCATGATCTTGTTGTGTTCAAAAATGTTCTTCTTTTCATCTGGTACTTTACCAATTTTGGATGCCATAGCGTCCCAAGTTTTTTGATTAGCATAAACATTCAGATCATATCGTCTAGCTAAAACTCCAACACCTTGAACATGATCAGAATGTTCATGGGTCACAAACAAAGAATCAATATCATTGATATCTTTGCCGATACTATCAAGAGATTCCTTGATCTTTTTACCAGACATACCTGCATCAACTAGAACATGATGTTTGGGTGTCTCAATATAAGTCACATTACCTGAACTGCTACTAACTAACACACTTACCCTTAAATCATCACTCACTATCGTCACTATCTCCCGTTGTCGTCTCAGTTGTCGTTGCCTTAATAATATTACCTGTAAAGGCGTTGACCTTTTTCAAAGTATCGACTTTGCTATCTTTATTTTGAATTGTCACAAACCAAACTGGAATATAAATCGTACTTCCCTTGGCCTCTGTTAACTTAGAATAAGCTAAGTTTGCATAGACGATCCGAGAGTTATTAGGAATTTCAGAATTCGTATAAAGGTTAGAAATAACATCCTTCTCACTCTTAGTAACTTCTTTTTCGTGAAGAATCATCAAATCGTCTACATAAGTCTGTGTATATCCAATGACTTTTTTATTATCGACCTCAAAGGTAACACGTCCTGTCTTATCGTACAACTCTCCAACATCATCAGTTTGTGCATAAACTATCTGTGAGGAGCTTGAAAGCTGTGGTGCGTACTTATATTTCGTACCATACAAGACATTTGATTCTTTCTTCAAAAAAGCATTCAATTTAGATTCTTTATTATTAGATGTAATAGAAATTGGTTCAGTCAATGAACTGTCCAACTTATGATCAGTCTCATCATATTGAAGTTCTTGATTCTTCAACTTATTAATGTGCTCTGCCAAATCATTATTCGGACGAGAACCCAAGTAATAAGCAGCACCAGACTTCGAATCTAGTTTTCCAAAGCTAATATCACGCTTACGCATCTCAGTAACAGTTGATGTCGTCGTGCTACCACTAGAGACAACCTGTTGGCTATTACGAAATGACAACAGTAAGAAAATATCCAGTGAACAGAAGACAATCAAAAATATTACTTCAATTCTTCTAAAATCCATTGTTATTCCTCCTCTGCAGTATCATTTGTCCAGTCAACATATGCTTTCCAGTGGCCGTTGATTTTAATGTAGTACGTTGGTGTTAAGTCGATTACATCCTCGTTGTCAGATTCACTTTCCCATTGATACCCAGCTTGAATATCTTGGATATCATTAGGTGAATAACCAGCTTTTTCCAATCCTTTTAATATTGAAGTCGTTGACTTCAAGGTAGTCGCAGATTGTTCAGATGGAACTGGAACTTCCAATATCTTATTCAAGAATGATTCTGTAGTTCCATTACGACTGAACTTGATTTTGATGGAGCCAAATTGACTCTTCTTAAAAATTGGGAATCCTTCGACATACTCCCGATACGTCAACTCTTTGTCATCCCAATCAGCGTCGTATAAACGCAAATTAGATACAGAGTTTTGTAAACTTATCGCCTTATTATAACCACGTTGGAAAAACGCTAAACGATCCTTTGGCACTGAAGTATCTGTATAATCATAAAAGCTCAGCTCGCCTTTAGTATGATCAGAAATGAGGCGCTTAGTTTCACCATAGTTATAAGTATAGATATCGTCGTCTTTTGAAGTTACTAGATCATTACTATCAGAATCAAACAATGAAGTCGTAAACTCACTATCCTTCTTCTCACTCATAACGTATGAATAAGTTCTTAGTTTCACGGGCTCTGTATAGAAGGTGAATACACCATGTTTCATTAGATTCAAACGTACCGCCAAGTTGATATTAGCCTTACGTGCTAACTTCAAAATGGGCTTCGATAGTGCGTCCTTTACTCTAGCACGATACACAGCATAGTTTTTATCATTGGCCAAATAAACGTACTTATCATTTTTATTATTGACTGTAAAAATTATTC
This region includes:
- a CDS encoding MBL fold metallo-hydrolase translates to MVSDDLRVSVLVSSSSGNVTYIETPKHHVLVDAGMSGKKIKESLDSIGKDINDIDSLFVTHEHSDHVQGVGVLARRYDLNVYANQKTWDAMASKIGKVPDEKKNIFEHNKIMTLDDLDIQSFAVSHDAADPQFYKFYHNGKTFVILTDTGYVSEKVQKTIENADAYLMECNHDVEMLRNGMYPWPLKQRILSEKGHLSNDDGARTLMDVIGNKTKEIYLGHLSPENNTKTVARTSVTDILEQHDFGVGHDFKIMDTDPKVADPLITL
- a CDS encoding two-component system regulatory protein YycI, with translation MDFRRIEVIFLIVFCSLDIFLLLSFRNSQQVVSSGSTTTSTVTEMRKRDISFGKLDSKSGAAYYLGSRPNNDLAEHINKLKNQELQYDETDHKLDSSLTEPISITSNNKESKLNAFLKKESNVLYGTKYKYAPQLSSSSQIVYAQTDDVGELYDKTGRVTFEVDNKKVIGYTQTYVDDLMILHEKEVTKSEKDVISNLYTNSEIPNNSRIVYANLAYSKLTEAKGSTIYIPVWFVTIQNKDSKVDTLKKVNAFTGNIIKATTTETTTGDSDDSE
- a CDS encoding YycH family regulatory protein, whose translation is MKFSRLIVQVLLVIAVVTSIVLSFFIWTNTARYQRGRNIDVTTTESDKNKIPIDQVMSPTQVIWQNGTSQHLIYNSEENISMSMQKVMKDWNIGEPKKLFSKDGARYQKTIQQSNAVQLVYPTNISVKTLGYLLDNSTLRRSSDYSFNRIIFTVNNKNDKYVYLANDKNYAVYRARVKDALSKPILKLARKANINLAVRLNLMKHGVFTFYTEPVKLRTYSYVMSEKKDSEFTTSLFDSDSNDLVTSKDDDIYTYNYGETKRLISDHTKGELSFYDYTDTSVPKDRLAFFQRGYNKAISLQNSVSNLRLYDADWDDKELTYREYVEGFPIFKKSQFGSIKIKFSRNGTTESFLNKILEVPVPSEQSATTLKSTTSILKGLEKAGYSPNDIQDIQAGYQWESESDNEDVIDLTPTYYIKINGHWKAYVDWTNDTAEEE